In Gemmatimonadales bacterium, the following are encoded in one genomic region:
- the lpxC gene encoding UDP-3-O-acyl-N-acetylglucosamine deacetylase: protein MPRRTLAAPAVVRGVGLHSGVQVTARCTGAPAGQGIVFRRVDLPDALPVPATIAEVQSTDRRTALGRAPGTVQTVEHLLAAAAALELDDLTVELDGPEPPIGDGSFEPYVTAMREAGFCEQPGEPLIYRVGTPFELVEGDSSYVVAPSRSLRLTTTIEWAHPLIGRQTGSYEITPQDFTRELASARTFGFLREADALHARGLALGAALESTLVLSDEGLVGGALRWPDEFVRHKAADILGDLALVGGRVQAHVIATRPSHQGNIALARWLTRTALRNGGVAMDIGRILDVIPHRYPFLLVDRILEVEGTRRIVGIKNVTINEPFFQGHFPGHPIMPGVLIIEAMAQVGGMLLLGTIEDPDQKVVYFMSLDNVKFRRPVLPGDQLRCELEMLQNRGRTCRMKGVAYVDGNVVAEAEMMARVVDR from the coding sequence ATGCCTAGGCGCACGCTCGCCGCTCCGGCCGTCGTGCGTGGGGTGGGTCTCCACAGCGGGGTCCAGGTCACGGCCCGCTGCACCGGGGCGCCGGCGGGGCAGGGCATCGTCTTCCGGCGGGTCGACCTGCCCGATGCGCTCCCGGTGCCCGCCACGATCGCGGAGGTGCAGTCGACCGACCGGCGGACCGCCCTGGGACGTGCCCCGGGAACGGTGCAGACGGTCGAGCACCTCCTCGCCGCCGCCGCCGCGCTGGAGCTCGACGATCTGACGGTGGAGCTGGACGGGCCCGAGCCGCCCATCGGGGACGGCTCCTTCGAGCCCTATGTCACCGCCATGCGGGAAGCGGGTTTCTGCGAGCAGCCGGGCGAGCCGCTGATCTACCGGGTGGGCACCCCGTTCGAGCTCGTCGAAGGCGACTCCAGCTACGTGGTGGCACCCTCCCGCTCGCTCCGTCTCACCACCACCATAGAGTGGGCCCACCCGCTGATCGGCCGGCAGACGGGGAGCTACGAGATCACCCCGCAGGATTTCACCCGCGAGCTGGCCAGCGCGCGTACCTTCGGGTTCCTTCGTGAGGCGGACGCGCTCCATGCCCGCGGGCTGGCGCTGGGCGCGGCGCTGGAGTCCACGCTGGTGCTCTCGGACGAGGGGCTCGTCGGGGGTGCGCTCCGCTGGCCCGACGAGTTCGTGCGCCACAAGGCGGCCGACATCCTGGGCGACCTGGCGTTGGTCGGCGGCCGGGTCCAGGCTCATGTGATCGCAACCCGACCGAGCCACCAGGGAAATATCGCGCTGGCCCGCTGGCTCACTCGAACCGCTCTGCGCAACGGAGGCGTGGCGATGGACATCGGCCGGATCCTGGACGTGATTCCCCACCGGTACCCTTTCCTCCTGGTCGACCGGATCCTGGAGGTCGAGGGAACCAGACGGATCGTGGGGATCAAGAACGTGACCATCAACGAGCCGTTCTTCCAGGGCCACTTTCCCGGCCATCCGATCATGCCGGGCGTGCTGATCATCGAAGCGATGGCCCAGGTCGGAGGCATGCTGCTCCTGGGCACGATCGAGGATCCCGACCAGAAGGTGGTGTACTTCATGTCGCTCGACAACGTGAAGTTCCGCCGGCCGGTCCTGCCCGGCGACCAGTTGCGCTGCGAGCTGGAGATGCTGCAGAACCGCGGCCGGACCTGCCGGATGAAGGGGGTGGCCTATGTGGACGGTAACGTGGTGGCCGAAGCCGAAATGATGGCGCGAGTGGTCGACCGGTGA
- the lpxD gene encoding UDP-3-O-(3-hydroxymyristoyl)glucosamine N-acyltransferase, protein MTAGGLTAQAVAELVGGRLLGDGAVTIRAIRPLDRAGPEALSFAISSRYAQELRSSRAGAVLVPDALADAEPGPRTRIVVRDPYAALTRVMDALFPAVPHQPGVDPTARLGPGCVLGADVHLGPFVVLGRGVHLGARCRLAEGVSLGEHVSVGEDTVIGPRVVCYSGSAIGSRVVLKAGAVIGGDGFGYLSGPAGHTRIPHVGGCILEDDVEIGSNSCVDRGSVDDTVVGRGSKLDNLVHVGHNVRLGERCLVMAGVGIAGSTRIGNDVILAGHVGVTDHLLIGDRVRVAAKSAVFGDIPGGASFSGHPARPHRQFLRAQAALYRVAPIITQLERLVAQTEGDA, encoded by the coding sequence GTGACTGCTGGAGGCCTTACCGCGCAGGCGGTCGCCGAGCTCGTCGGTGGCCGCCTGCTTGGCGATGGGGCGGTCACCATCCGCGCCATCCGGCCGCTGGACCGGGCCGGGCCGGAGGCGCTCTCCTTTGCCATCTCCAGCCGATACGCGCAGGAGCTGCGCTCCTCCCGCGCGGGGGCCGTGCTGGTACCGGACGCGCTGGCCGACGCGGAGCCGGGTCCGCGCACCCGTATCGTGGTGCGGGATCCCTACGCCGCACTGACCCGGGTGATGGACGCGCTGTTTCCCGCCGTCCCTCATCAGCCCGGCGTAGACCCCACCGCCCGATTGGGACCAGGGTGCGTCCTGGGAGCGGACGTCCATCTGGGGCCGTTCGTCGTGCTCGGCCGGGGCGTCCATCTCGGGGCGCGCTGCCGGCTGGCCGAAGGGGTCTCCCTGGGCGAACACGTGTCCGTGGGAGAGGACACCGTGATCGGGCCCCGGGTGGTCTGCTATTCGGGCAGTGCCATCGGCAGCCGGGTGGTCCTCAAGGCCGGCGCGGTGATCGGTGGCGATGGGTTCGGGTATCTGTCCGGTCCGGCGGGGCATACCCGGATTCCGCACGTCGGCGGGTGCATCCTGGAAGACGACGTCGAGATCGGCTCCAATTCGTGCGTGGATCGGGGCAGTGTGGACGACACGGTGGTCGGCCGCGGCAGCAAGCTCGACAACCTGGTCCATGTGGGTCACAACGTGCGGCTGGGCGAGCGCTGCCTGGTGATGGCCGGCGTCGGCATCGCCGGGAGCACCCGGATCGGCAACGACGTCATCCTGGCCGGCCACGTGGGCGTGACCGACCATCTCCTCATCGGCGACCGGGTTCGGGTGGCCGCCAAGAGCGCGGTGTTCGGTGACATCCCTGGCGGGGCCTCGTTCAGCGGGCACCCCGCGCGGCCCCACCGGCAATTCCTTCGGGCACAGGCGGCGCTCTATCGCGTGGCCCCCATCATCACCCAACTGGAGCGGCTGGTTGCCCAGACCGAGGGCGATGCCTAG
- the lpxA gene encoding acyl-ACP--UDP-N-acetylglucosamine O-acyltransferase: MVHPTAILDPAAELGQGVEIGPWAMVGPHVCIGDRCRIGPRARLQRNVRLAEDVTVGDGSILGGDPQDLKYKGEETWVEVGPGSIIREYSTINRGTTQSFRTTVGARCFIMSYVHLAHDCHLGDEVVIANGTQLAGHVTIQDHAVLSGLNAVHQFVTIGAYAFVGGGSRVNQDIPPYVKAVGNPMELYGLNSIGLQRAGFSGETVAALKRAYRLFFNSELNLSQALERARTDLPPFPEVERFLAFVESSERGVPA, encoded by the coding sequence GTGGTGCACCCGACCGCCATTCTCGATCCCGCCGCCGAGCTGGGGCAGGGGGTGGAGATCGGGCCCTGGGCCATGGTGGGTCCGCACGTCTGTATCGGGGACCGATGTCGGATCGGCCCCCGCGCCCGGCTGCAGCGCAACGTCCGTCTGGCCGAGGACGTGACCGTGGGGGACGGCTCGATTCTCGGCGGCGATCCCCAGGACCTCAAGTACAAAGGGGAAGAGACCTGGGTCGAGGTCGGTCCCGGCAGCATCATCCGCGAGTACTCCACCATCAACCGAGGCACCACCCAGAGCTTCCGCACCACCGTCGGGGCCCGGTGCTTCATCATGAGCTACGTCCACCTGGCGCACGACTGCCACCTCGGAGACGAGGTGGTGATCGCCAACGGCACCCAGCTCGCGGGGCACGTGACCATCCAGGACCACGCGGTGCTGAGCGGGCTCAATGCGGTCCACCAGTTCGTGACCATCGGGGCCTATGCCTTCGTCGGTGGCGGCTCCCGGGTCAACCAGGATATTCCGCCGTACGTGAAGGCGGTGGGCAACCCGATGGAGCTCTACGGGCTCAATTCGATCGGGCTGCAGCGCGCCGGCTTCTCCGGCGAGACCGTGGCGGCGCTCAAGCGGGCCTACCGGCTGTTCTTCAACTCCGAGCTCAATCTCTCCCAGGCGCTCGAGCGGGCGCGGACCGACCTGCCCCCGTTCCCGGAAGTGGAGCGATTCCTGGCGTTCGTCGAATCGTCCGAGCGCGGCGTGCCGGCGTGA